The following proteins are co-located in the Hevea brasiliensis isolate MT/VB/25A 57/8 chromosome 11, ASM3005281v1, whole genome shotgun sequence genome:
- the LOC110653506 gene encoding uncharacterized protein LOC110653506 — protein sequence MADTSDQEQVGGTSVVDEPVARGRRKGQAKSKEPSRVREEVGDFETRLSKIEHHLANEESRVNGLENRVGELADELDETRGEMQAALNMTLDKLATESEVLRVSQAEEVSALKEENRALKEEMEKMKDDLVMLKRVVNQGSGTDPHVSHAVHTARLDVPKPSAFKGARSAREIDNFLWTLDHYFRALGVDDDARKIDNAPLELKKQFYPENAATEARARLRRLTQKGTIREYVKDFTEVLLEILDYSDLEALFAFKDGLQPWRLDKSKGKDNKSSGDKSESKERSGKEAPKDGNGKKGWQGKKDTREGKSKGWNKPAKPGERGPLKCFLCEGPHKMANCLKSGGLTALTESKSDATPREEGSSMGSLQLAAVVKGKQVESGVGTKGRLFAQLRIGQNEDQALVDTGASDKFLRLEEAQKMGITFSGKAGWLKAVNSKPTPTHGVAANVGVKIGEWTVFIDFSVVSMDDYSCVLGMDFMDRVKAIPIPFANSLCIVEEKGECTVPLKRGKSGGSTLSALQLAKGVRKLDPTFLVALQAETSEQSVIVPHEVQCVLAEFSDVMPKELPRELPPKRDVDHSIELLPGAKPPSGVPYRMAPLELEELKWQLKEFLEARFIQPSKTPYGAPVLFQRKKDGSLRMCIDYRALNKVTVKNKYPIPHISDLFDRLGAARWFSKLDLRSGYYQVRIAKGDEPKMACVTRYGAYEFRIMPFGLTNAPATFCTLMNQVYHQFFDHFVVVYLDDIVVYSRTLDEHLNHLRLVFQELRKHHLFVKKEKCEFAQEEVAFRGHVVGHGQIKMDGAKVRAIEEWEPPKRVPELRSFLGLANYYRRFIPGYSHVAAPLTDLLRKDGPWKWDERVQESFDKLKQALKGEPVLRLPNFTAPFEVHTDASDYAIGGVIMQDRHPIADESRELNDTERRYTVQEKEMTAVVHCLRTWRHYLLGSCFVVKTDNVATSYFLTQKKLSPKQARWQAFLGEFDFVMEYKPGKANLVADALSQKVELAAVTT from the exons ATGGCTGACACTAGTGACCAGGAGCAAGTAGGCGGCACCTCTGTGGTAGATGAACCAGTGGCGAGGGGGAGGAGAAAAGGGCAGGCCAAGTCTAAGGAGCCATCTCGTGTGAGGGAAGAGGTAGGTGACTTTGAGACTAGGCTGTCCAAAATAGAGCACCACTTAGCTAACGAGGAGTCGAGGGTTAACGGGTTGGAGAACCGAGTGGGGGAGCTTGCTGATGAGTTGGATGAGACTCGAGGAGAAATGCAGGCTGCTCTCAACATGACTCTAGATAAGTTGGCTACCGAAAGTGAGGTTCTGAGAGTGTCCCAAGCCGAAGAGGTTTCTGCCTTAAAGGAGGAAAATCGTGCGCTAAAGGAGGAGATGGAGAAGATGAAAGATGACCTTGTGATGCTGAAGAGGGTTGTGAACCAAGGGAGTGGGACTGATCCTCACGTCTCTCATGCAGTCCATACAGCCAGGTTGGACGTGCCAAAGCCTAGCGCTTTTAAGGGTGCCCGAAGTGCCCGAGAAATTGATAACTTTTTGTGGACACTGGACCATTATTTCCGAGCATTGGGAGTAGATGATGATGCAAGAAAAATTGATAATGCTCCCTT GGAGCTGAAGAAACAGTTCTACCCGGAAAATGCAGCTACTGAGGCTAGGGCAAGGTTGAGGCGCCTTACGCAGAAGGGGACCATTAGAGAGTATGTGAAAGACTTCACCGAAGTGTTGCTTGAAATCCTTGACTACTCGGATTTAGAGGCTTTGTTTGCTTTCAAAGATGGGCTACAACCTTGG CGGTTAGACAAGTCCAAGGGGAAGGACAACAAGAGCAGTGGGGACAAAAGCGAAAGCAAGGAGAGAAGCGGCAAGGAAGCTCCAAAGGATGGGAACGGGAAAAAGGGATGGCAAGGGAAGAAGGACACGCGGGAAGGTAAGTCTAAAGGCTGGAATAAACCGGCCAAGCCTGGTGAACGTGGTCCCTTGAAGTGTTTCCTGTGTGAGGGACCGCACAAAATGGCAAACTGCCTGAAGAGTGGAGGCCTCACTGCACTGACCGAGAGCAAGAGTGATGCTACCCCACGTGAGGAAGGATCAAGCATGGGTTCATTGCAGTTAGCGGCAGTTGTGAAAGGCAAGCAGGTTGAGAGTGGAGTTGGCACTAAGGGAAGGCTGTTTGCACAACTGAGAATTGGGCAGAATGAGGATCAAGCCTTGGTTGACACTGGGGCATCGGACAAATTTCTGAGGTTAGAGGAAGCGCAGAAAATGGGTATCACATTCAGTGGGAAAGCTGGTTGGTTGAAAGCCGTAAATTCAAAGCCAACACCAACGCATGGAGTGGCTGCCAATGTGGGAGTGAAGATTGGCGAATGGACTGTGTTCATTGACTTCTCAGTAGTGTCCATGGACGACTACTCATGCGTGTTGGGGATGGACTTCATGGATAGGGTGAAAGCAATCCCTATCCCCTTTGCTAACAGTTTGTGCATTGTGGAAGAAAAGGGTGAATGTACTGTTCCATTGAAGAGAGGAAAATCTGGTGGGAGTACTTTGTCCGCACTGCAGTTGGCCAAGGGAGTGCGCAAGTTGGACCCAACGTTTCTGGTGGCCTTGCAAGCCGAAACCAGTGAACAATCAGTTATTGTGCCGCATGAAGTTCAGTGTGTGTTGGCCGAATTTTCTGACGTGATGCCTAAGGAGTTGCCGAGAGAATTACCACCCAAAAGAGATGTAGACCACTCTATTGAGCTGCTGCCTGGAGCTAAACCACCCAGTGGAGTCCCTTACCGCATGGCTCCTCTTGAACTAGAGGAATTAAAATGGCAGTTGAAGGAATTTTTGGAGGCAAGGTTTATTCAGCCGTCCAAGACTCCCTATGGCGCACCAGTGTTGTTTCAGCGGAAGAAAGATGGAAGTCTCCGaatgtgtatcgactacagagcTTTGAACAAAGTTACCGTGAAAAATAAATACCCTATCCCACATATTAGTGATTTATTTGATCGGTTGGGGGCTGCTCGATGGTTTTCGAAGTTGGACCTAAGGTCGGGGTACTACCAAGTCAGAATTGCCAAGGGTGATGAACCAAAGATGGCTTGTGTGACTCGGTATGGTGCATATGAATTTCGGATAATGCCGTTTGGCCTCACCAATGCCCCCGCTACCTTCTGCACCTTGATGAATCAGGTATACCATCAGTTTTTCGATCATTTTGTTGTGGTTTATTTGGACGATATAGTGGTGTATAGCCGGACACTTGACGAACACTTGAATCACTTGAGATTGGTCTTTCAAGAATTGCGGAAGCACCATTTATTTGTGAAGAAAGAGAAATGTGAATTTGCACAGGAAGAGGTGGCATTTCGAGGTCATGTAGTCGGGCATGGACAGATTAAAATGGATGGGGCTAAGGTGAGGGCCATTGAGGAATGGGAGCCACCTAAGCGTGTGCCTGAATtgcggtcatttttgggcttggcCAATTATTATCGGAGATTTATTCCGGGATACTCTCATGTTGCCGCACCGCTCACTGATTTGTTGAGGAAAGACGGACCGTGGAAGTGGGATGAGAGGGTCCAGGAGTCTTTTGACAAGCTGAAGCAAGCACTGAAAGGGGAACCAGTTTTGAGACTGCCTAATTTTACCGCACCGTTTGAGGTTCATACTGATGCTTCGGATTATGCTATCGGGGGTGTGATCATGCAAGACCGACATCCAATAGCTGATGAGAGCAGGGAATTGAATGACACTGAACGGAGATACACTGTCCAGGAGAAAGAGATGACGGCCGTAGTCCATTGTTTGAGGACTTGGCGTCACTATCTATTGGGGAGCTGCTTCGTAGTGAAGACGGACAATGTGGCAACAAGCTATTTTCTCACTCAGAAAAAATTGTCTCCCAAGCAAGCGAGATGGCAGGCATTCCTTGGAGAATTTGACTTTGTGATGGAGTATAAACCGGGGAAGGCAAACCTTGTGGCCGATGCACTTAGCCAAAAAGTGGAGCTGGCAGCAGTCACCACGTAG